From Eubalaena glacialis isolate mEubGla1 chromosome 5, mEubGla1.1.hap2.+ XY, whole genome shotgun sequence, one genomic window encodes:
- the GRSF1 gene encoding G-rich sequence factor 1 isoform X1 gives MAGTRWVLGALLRGCGCNCSSCRRTGAACLPFYSAAGSFPSGVSGRRRLLLLLGAAAAAASHTRGLHTGPVPAGRLAGPPPAAASAAAAAAASYPALRAPLLPQSLAAAAGPARGYSQESKTTYLEDLPPLPEYELPPSKLGEEVDDVYLIRAQGLPWSCTVEDVLSFFSDCRIRNGENGIHFLLNRDGKRRGDALIEMESEQDVQKALEKHRMYMGQRYVEVYEINNEDVDALMKSLHVKSTPVVNDGVVRLRGLPYSCNEKDIIDFFAGLNIVDITFVMDYRGRRKTGEAYVQFEEPEMANQALLKHREEIGNRYIEIFPSRRNEVRTHVGSHKGKKMASSPTAKYITEPEMVFEEHEVSEDIRPMTAFESEKEIELPKEMSEKLPEAVDFGTTSSLHFVHMRGLPFQANAQDIINFFAPLKPVRITMEYSSSGKATGEADVHFDTHEDAVAAMLKDRSHVHHRYIELFLNSCPKGK, from the exons ATGGCCGGGACGCGCTGGGTGCTCGGGGCGCTGCTCCGGGGCTGCGGCTGCAACTGCAGCAGCTGCCGGCGCACCGGCGCCGCCTGCCTGCCCTTCTACTCGGCCGCCGGCTCATTCCCCTCGGGAGTCTCGGGCCGTCGCCGCCTGCTGTTGCTGCTCGgggccgccgcggccgccgcctcTCACACGCGGGGCCTCCATACTGGGCCTGTGCCGGCCGGGAGGCTGGCGGGGCCTCCCCCAGcggccgcctccgccgccgccgcggccgccgcctccTACCCGGCCCTGCGCGCCCCTCTGCTGCCGCAGtcgctggcggcggcggcgggcccgGCGCGCGGTTACAGCCAG gAGTCCAAAACTACCTACCTGGAAGACCTTCCACCTCTCCCTGAATATGAATTGCCTCCGTCCAAGTTAGGAGAGGAAGTGGATGACGTTTATCTCATTCGAGCTCAAGGATTACCGTGGTCGTGCACTGTAGAAGATGTGCTTAGCTTTTTCTCAg ACTGCAGAATTCGCAATGGTGAGAATGGAATCCACTTCCTCTTAAATAGAGATGGGAAACGAAGGGGTGATGCCTTAATTGAAATGGAGTCAGAGCAGGATGTGCAAAAAGCCTTAGAAAAACACCGCATGTACATGGGGCAGCGGTATGTGGAAG TATATGAGATAAACAATGAAGATGTGGATGCCTTAATGAAGAGCCTGCATGTCAAATCTACACCTGTGGTAAATGATGGCGTGGTTCGTTTGAGAGGACTTCCTTACAGTTGCAATGAGAAGGACATTATAGACTTCTTCGCAG GACTGAACATAGTAGACATTACTTTTGTCATGGATTAtagagggagaagaaaaacagGAGAAGCCTATGTGCAGTTTGAAGAACCAGAAATGGCCAACCAAGCCCTTTTGAAACACAGGGAAGAAATTGGCAACCG atatatagagatattTCCAAGCAGAAGGAATGAAGTTCGAACACATGTTGGTTCTcataagggaaagaaaatggcATCTTCTCCCACTGCTAAGTATATAACTGAGCCAGAAATGGTCTTTGAAGAACATGAAGTAAGTGAGGATATCCGACCCATGACGGCTTTTGAAAGTGAGAAGGAAATAG AATTGCCTAAGGAGATGTCAGAAAAGCTTCCAGAGGCTGTTGATTTTGGAACTACGTCTTCACTACATTTTGTCCACATGAGAGGATTGCCTTTCCAAGCCAATGCCCAAGACATTATAAAT tttTTTGCTCCACTGAAGCCTGTTAGAATCACCATGGAATACAGTTCCAGTGGGAAGGCCACTGGAGAAGCTGATGTGCACTTCGATACCCATGAGGACGCTGTTGCAGCTATGCTCAAGGATCGGTCCCATGTTC ACCATAGATATATTGAATTGTTCCTGAATTCATGTCCGAAAGGAAAATAA
- the GRSF1 gene encoding G-rich sequence factor 1 isoform X2, translating to MESLYYESKTTYLEDLPPLPEYELPPSKLGEEVDDVYLIRAQGLPWSCTVEDVLSFFSDCRIRNGENGIHFLLNRDGKRRGDALIEMESEQDVQKALEKHRMYMGQRYVEVYEINNEDVDALMKSLHVKSTPVVNDGVVRLRGLPYSCNEKDIIDFFAGLNIVDITFVMDYRGRRKTGEAYVQFEEPEMANQALLKHREEIGNRYIEIFPSRRNEVRTHVGSHKGKKMASSPTAKYITEPEMVFEEHEVSEDIRPMTAFESEKEIELPKEMSEKLPEAVDFGTTSSLHFVHMRGLPFQANAQDIINFFAPLKPVRITMEYSSSGKATGEADVHFDTHEDAVAAMLKDRSHVHHRYIELFLNSCPKGK from the exons gAGTCCAAAACTACCTACCTGGAAGACCTTCCACCTCTCCCTGAATATGAATTGCCTCCGTCCAAGTTAGGAGAGGAAGTGGATGACGTTTATCTCATTCGAGCTCAAGGATTACCGTGGTCGTGCACTGTAGAAGATGTGCTTAGCTTTTTCTCAg ACTGCAGAATTCGCAATGGTGAGAATGGAATCCACTTCCTCTTAAATAGAGATGGGAAACGAAGGGGTGATGCCTTAATTGAAATGGAGTCAGAGCAGGATGTGCAAAAAGCCTTAGAAAAACACCGCATGTACATGGGGCAGCGGTATGTGGAAG TATATGAGATAAACAATGAAGATGTGGATGCCTTAATGAAGAGCCTGCATGTCAAATCTACACCTGTGGTAAATGATGGCGTGGTTCGTTTGAGAGGACTTCCTTACAGTTGCAATGAGAAGGACATTATAGACTTCTTCGCAG GACTGAACATAGTAGACATTACTTTTGTCATGGATTAtagagggagaagaaaaacagGAGAAGCCTATGTGCAGTTTGAAGAACCAGAAATGGCCAACCAAGCCCTTTTGAAACACAGGGAAGAAATTGGCAACCG atatatagagatattTCCAAGCAGAAGGAATGAAGTTCGAACACATGTTGGTTCTcataagggaaagaaaatggcATCTTCTCCCACTGCTAAGTATATAACTGAGCCAGAAATGGTCTTTGAAGAACATGAAGTAAGTGAGGATATCCGACCCATGACGGCTTTTGAAAGTGAGAAGGAAATAG AATTGCCTAAGGAGATGTCAGAAAAGCTTCCAGAGGCTGTTGATTTTGGAACTACGTCTTCACTACATTTTGTCCACATGAGAGGATTGCCTTTCCAAGCCAATGCCCAAGACATTATAAAT tttTTTGCTCCACTGAAGCCTGTTAGAATCACCATGGAATACAGTTCCAGTGGGAAGGCCACTGGAGAAGCTGATGTGCACTTCGATACCCATGAGGACGCTGTTGCAGCTATGCTCAAGGATCGGTCCCATGTTC ACCATAGATATATTGAATTGTTCCTGAATTCATGTCCGAAAGGAAAATAA
- the GRSF1 gene encoding G-rich sequence factor 1 isoform X3, whose translation MESKTTYLEDLPPLPEYELPPSKLGEEVDDVYLIRAQGLPWSCTVEDVLSFFSDCRIRNGENGIHFLLNRDGKRRGDALIEMESEQDVQKALEKHRMYMGQRYVEVYEINNEDVDALMKSLHVKSTPVVNDGVVRLRGLPYSCNEKDIIDFFAGLNIVDITFVMDYRGRRKTGEAYVQFEEPEMANQALLKHREEIGNRYIEIFPSRRNEVRTHVGSHKGKKMASSPTAKYITEPEMVFEEHEVSEDIRPMTAFESEKEIELPKEMSEKLPEAVDFGTTSSLHFVHMRGLPFQANAQDIINFFAPLKPVRITMEYSSSGKATGEADVHFDTHEDAVAAMLKDRSHVHHRYIELFLNSCPKGK comes from the exons ATG gAGTCCAAAACTACCTACCTGGAAGACCTTCCACCTCTCCCTGAATATGAATTGCCTCCGTCCAAGTTAGGAGAGGAAGTGGATGACGTTTATCTCATTCGAGCTCAAGGATTACCGTGGTCGTGCACTGTAGAAGATGTGCTTAGCTTTTTCTCAg ACTGCAGAATTCGCAATGGTGAGAATGGAATCCACTTCCTCTTAAATAGAGATGGGAAACGAAGGGGTGATGCCTTAATTGAAATGGAGTCAGAGCAGGATGTGCAAAAAGCCTTAGAAAAACACCGCATGTACATGGGGCAGCGGTATGTGGAAG TATATGAGATAAACAATGAAGATGTGGATGCCTTAATGAAGAGCCTGCATGTCAAATCTACACCTGTGGTAAATGATGGCGTGGTTCGTTTGAGAGGACTTCCTTACAGTTGCAATGAGAAGGACATTATAGACTTCTTCGCAG GACTGAACATAGTAGACATTACTTTTGTCATGGATTAtagagggagaagaaaaacagGAGAAGCCTATGTGCAGTTTGAAGAACCAGAAATGGCCAACCAAGCCCTTTTGAAACACAGGGAAGAAATTGGCAACCG atatatagagatattTCCAAGCAGAAGGAATGAAGTTCGAACACATGTTGGTTCTcataagggaaagaaaatggcATCTTCTCCCACTGCTAAGTATATAACTGAGCCAGAAATGGTCTTTGAAGAACATGAAGTAAGTGAGGATATCCGACCCATGACGGCTTTTGAAAGTGAGAAGGAAATAG AATTGCCTAAGGAGATGTCAGAAAAGCTTCCAGAGGCTGTTGATTTTGGAACTACGTCTTCACTACATTTTGTCCACATGAGAGGATTGCCTTTCCAAGCCAATGCCCAAGACATTATAAAT tttTTTGCTCCACTGAAGCCTGTTAGAATCACCATGGAATACAGTTCCAGTGGGAAGGCCACTGGAGAAGCTGATGTGCACTTCGATACCCATGAGGACGCTGTTGCAGCTATGCTCAAGGATCGGTCCCATGTTC ACCATAGATATATTGAATTGTTCCTGAATTCATGTCCGAAAGGAAAATAA